The proteins below come from a single Vibrio diazotrophicus genomic window:
- the malI gene encoding Mal regulon transcriptional regulator MalI, whose protein sequence is MSQSNKKITITDVAQHANVSVTTVSLVLSQKGRISAQTIARVQKAIDELGFVRNQTAANLRTQSTKTIGLMVNNKNDFSTYRMVAGISDVLEQNGYMLYLTQCGQNAEVYDQKLLTLYQQGVEGIIMSPIDDQHLLSLRKPESFQIPLVCLSSAKLDSDIDYITPDNTHSAKLATEHLIRQGHRRIAYVGGTTGSPCRDERIASYRYTLSQYGLPSKQEWILDGDFISEDLVQAVNMLLTEQTQITAILCHDASSALSCVNGVRKSGREIGKELFIDERVALISFDDSEQLMLNHPSLTCVYTDPYSVGESAALRLLDSIRNPCDSDHKSMLLPAKFIHRNSA, encoded by the coding sequence ATGTCGCAAAGCAATAAAAAGATAACCATTACAGACGTTGCTCAACACGCCAATGTTTCGGTTACTACTGTGTCACTTGTACTGAGTCAAAAAGGTCGAATTTCAGCCCAGACAATCGCTCGTGTTCAAAAAGCCATTGATGAGTTGGGGTTTGTTCGAAATCAGACTGCAGCAAACTTACGTACTCAATCGACCAAAACGATCGGTTTGATGGTCAACAACAAAAATGACTTTTCGACTTATCGTATGGTGGCGGGAATTAGCGACGTTCTTGAGCAAAATGGATACATGCTCTATCTGACACAATGCGGACAAAACGCAGAGGTCTACGATCAAAAGCTTCTCACCCTATATCAGCAAGGGGTCGAAGGGATCATCATGTCTCCTATCGATGATCAGCATCTGCTATCACTTCGAAAACCAGAAAGCTTTCAAATACCATTAGTTTGTCTATCTTCAGCAAAACTCGATAGCGATATTGATTACATCACTCCAGACAATACACACAGCGCAAAATTGGCAACAGAGCACCTGATTCGTCAGGGACACCGACGTATCGCTTATGTTGGCGGAACAACTGGCTCTCCATGCAGAGATGAACGCATCGCTAGCTACCGTTATACGCTAAGCCAATATGGATTACCTTCAAAACAGGAATGGATTTTAGACGGAGATTTCATCTCCGAAGATCTGGTTCAAGCCGTGAATATGCTACTTACAGAGCAAACTCAAATTACAGCGATCCTCTGTCACGATGCTTCCAGCGCTCTAAGCTGTGTTAACGGTGTTCGAAAAAGTGGTCGAGAGATAGGAAAAGAACTGTTTATTGATGAGCGCGTAGCCTTAATCAGCTTTGATGATTCTGAACAGCTAATGCTCAATCATCCCTCTTTGACTTGTGTCTACACAGATCCTTATTCTGTTGGTGAATCTGCTGCACTGCGTTTGCTAGACAGTATTCGTAACCCTTGCGATTCCGATCATAAAAGCATGCTACTGCCAGCCAAGTTCATTCATCGGAACTCCGCATAG
- a CDS encoding pyridoxamine 5'-phosphate oxidase family protein translates to MLSNTPRTQIKKAVHKAQFDLESLHQIIDESLIAHIAINNEQGPVVIPMLAWRVDDHVYIHGANNSRLLRSLKNGVQTCLTFTLFDGWILARSAFHHSAHYRSAVVFGHFTVVDDNREKDRLLNHFVEHIAPGRTQEVRLSNERELSATMLLRIPLTEASVKVSIGVVNDDKEDLDLPVWAGYLPYRTVVGPLKAVDELSDVVETPDYSAAYGHRWHNA, encoded by the coding sequence ATGCTTTCAAATACACCGAGAACGCAGATTAAAAAAGCAGTACACAAAGCTCAGTTTGATTTGGAGAGTCTTCACCAAATTATTGATGAAAGCCTAATCGCACATATTGCGATTAATAATGAACAGGGACCGGTGGTCATTCCGATGTTAGCTTGGCGCGTGGACGATCATGTCTACATCCATGGTGCCAATAACAGCCGCTTGCTACGTTCACTAAAAAACGGGGTGCAAACCTGTTTAACTTTTACCTTGTTTGACGGATGGATACTGGCTCGGTCTGCTTTTCATCACAGCGCTCATTATCGCTCTGCTGTTGTCTTTGGTCACTTTACAGTCGTAGATGACAACAGAGAAAAAGATCGTTTGCTGAATCATTTTGTAGAACACATTGCACCTGGGCGTACGCAAGAAGTGCGTTTGAGCAACGAGAGAGAACTTAGTGCAACCATGTTACTGCGCATTCCACTAACTGAAGCATCGGTTAAAGTCAGCATAGGTGTGGTTAATGACGATAAAGAGGATTTGGATCTGCCTGTATGGGCTGGTTATTTGCCTTATCGAACCGTTGTTGGGCCACTAAAAGCGGTTGATGAGTTAAGTGATGTTGTAGAAACACCGGATTACAGCGCCGCTTACGGACATCGCTGGCACAATGCCTAA
- a CDS encoding LysR family transcriptional regulator, with the protein MLSLEQIKMMVLAAELGSFSACARKMGKVQSAVSHGISTLEIDLGVELFDRSSRNPKLTVAGERLIRSARNLLAQANEFEKIAQSIERKEEGALTIAIDDGVMNKKLAKLFKRLDDKFPSTQIDVLTIASTDICQEIASNNVDLGVMFTELDMTKEVDFCYVGSVDYIAVCHPLYPLSKLEVKLPSDLSSYRQIAVRGKLKQESHNLASISPKVWWSSSHYNVLELVKQQVGWAYLPIFMVEDLVASGELHKVSVAFDHKAWNVPVDLVCSKGKDKGPVFNWLFDELKLIFN; encoded by the coding sequence ATGTTGAGTCTTGAACAAATTAAAATGATGGTACTAGCAGCGGAACTTGGTTCGTTTTCTGCCTGTGCGCGCAAAATGGGGAAAGTGCAGTCAGCGGTAAGTCACGGCATTAGTACTTTGGAAATAGATTTAGGAGTTGAGCTTTTTGATCGCTCTTCTCGCAATCCCAAATTAACCGTTGCCGGTGAACGGTTGATTCGAAGCGCAAGAAACTTGCTCGCGCAAGCGAATGAGTTTGAGAAAATCGCTCAATCGATAGAGCGAAAAGAAGAAGGTGCATTAACCATAGCTATTGATGATGGGGTAATGAATAAAAAACTGGCTAAGTTGTTTAAACGCTTAGATGATAAGTTTCCTTCAACTCAAATTGATGTACTAACAATTGCCTCTACAGATATTTGTCAGGAAATTGCGTCTAACAATGTCGATCTAGGTGTGATGTTTACGGAGTTAGATATGACAAAAGAAGTGGACTTCTGTTATGTCGGCAGCGTGGATTATATTGCGGTTTGTCATCCTCTTTATCCTCTTTCAAAATTAGAAGTGAAGCTTCCATCAGATTTGTCTTCATATCGGCAGATAGCAGTGCGAGGAAAGCTGAAACAAGAGTCTCACAATTTAGCCAGTATAAGTCCTAAAGTTTGGTGGAGTTCAAGCCACTACAATGTATTAGAATTGGTGAAACAACAAGTCGGTTGGGCTTACTTACCAATATTTATGGTTGAAGACTTGGTGGCATCAGGAGAACTGCATAAAGTTAGCGTTGCGTTCGACCATAAAGCATGGAACGTACCAGTAGATTTAGTGTGCAGTAAAGGCAAAGATAAAGGGCCTGTATTCAACTGGCTGTTCGATGAACTAAAGTTGATATTTAATTAA
- a CDS encoding PLP-dependent aminotransferase family protein, whose translation MQPIDSGDLVLQNDKSSKQESLFHAIREKIVKQLWHKGGKLPSTRKLAEELQLSRNTVTAAYEQLAAEGYIEARSGSGFYVTVELPDHYLPCADIVKSTETNKSIPSINSAFAPGVPDLHQFPIAKWHKYVQLHSTRQYLLGNNGIQGDSALRMALRNYLATSRSVHCDASQIIITSGAQQALMIALMAVMESHDSVLMEQPGYSKMRKIIELLNYRFEPVHVEEYVGFDLESILNSKARALYITPSNQYPMGTTLNTEQRLKLIEWATQGNHWIIEDDYDSEFQFAHRPYTSLQGLSSEIGHDSRVIYIGSLSKTMFNSLRMGYLIVPSALVEKCLAIKDALTGDSPAHIQAALADFISSGDFLRHIRKMRRLYKEKHHQMILSINQHFGDDAEVISQAAGLHVTLKWLKDVNEVTLSQKAFKKGIIIRPLSYYEHPDFKLRNWQGAVLGFGNISTDDIDEKIKQIADLFYNLDSQL comes from the coding sequence TTGCAACCCATCGACTCCGGCGATTTAGTACTTCAAAACGACAAATCATCGAAACAGGAAAGCCTGTTCCACGCTATACGCGAAAAAATCGTTAAGCAGCTTTGGCATAAAGGAGGAAAGCTTCCTTCAACACGTAAGCTTGCCGAAGAACTTCAACTCAGCAGAAATACTGTTACTGCGGCCTATGAACAGCTCGCTGCTGAAGGTTACATTGAAGCACGCTCCGGTTCTGGCTTCTACGTAACGGTTGAACTGCCTGATCACTACTTGCCATGTGCAGACATCGTCAAATCAACCGAAACCAACAAAAGCATACCTTCTATTAACAGCGCGTTTGCTCCGGGTGTTCCCGATCTGCATCAGTTCCCTATTGCCAAGTGGCACAAGTATGTTCAGCTACACTCCACCCGCCAATACTTACTTGGCAATAATGGTATCCAAGGTGATAGTGCTCTTAGAATGGCCTTGAGAAATTATCTTGCTACCAGTCGCTCTGTACATTGCGATGCCAGCCAAATCATTATTACGTCGGGCGCGCAACAAGCGTTAATGATAGCGCTGATGGCAGTAATGGAGAGCCATGATTCGGTATTGATGGAACAACCGGGCTATTCCAAAATGCGTAAAATCATTGAGCTTTTAAACTACCGGTTTGAGCCTGTTCATGTTGAAGAGTATGTAGGTTTTGACTTGGAGAGCATTCTCAACAGTAAAGCCCGCGCTTTATACATTACGCCAAGTAACCAATACCCGATGGGCACAACGTTAAATACGGAGCAACGTTTAAAGCTGATTGAATGGGCAACTCAGGGGAATCACTGGATTATTGAAGACGACTATGACAGTGAGTTTCAGTTCGCACATCGTCCTTACACCAGTCTGCAAGGTCTATCGTCTGAAATCGGCCACGATTCGCGAGTTATCTATATCGGGTCGTTGAGCAAAACTATGTTCAACAGTTTGAGAATGGGTTATCTCATCGTTCCTTCCGCTTTGGTCGAAAAATGCTTAGCGATAAAAGATGCATTGACCGGAGACTCCCCTGCACACATCCAAGCTGCACTTGCTGATTTCATAAGTTCAGGCGATTTTCTGCGTCATATCAGAAAGATGCGTAGACTTTATAAAGAAAAACATCATCAGATGATTCTCTCCATAAACCAGCATTTTGGTGATGATGCTGAGGTTATCAGCCAAGCCGCGGGCCTTCACGTTACGCTTAAGTGGCTAAAAGATGTTAATGAGGTGACATTGTCACAAAAAGCGTTCAAAAAAGGGATTATCATAAGGCCATTAAGTTACTACGAGCATCCAGATTTCAAGCTGCGCAACTGGCAAGGCGCAGTGCTCGGATTTGGTAATATTTCAACGGACGATATCGACGAGAAAATAAAACAGATTGCCGATCTGTTTTACAACTTAGATAGCCAACTGTGA
- a CDS encoding DMT family transporter, with protein sequence MSWLYLVLAGVTEIGWPVGLKLAQSGQYKWLGILMAISFMAISGTLLFLAQKSIPMGTAYAVWTGIGAAGTFLVGVFVYGDASSLVRYLGVFLILSGVVLLKVGH encoded by the coding sequence ATGAGTTGGTTGTATTTGGTTTTAGCTGGAGTGACGGAAATTGGTTGGCCCGTAGGCCTGAAACTTGCGCAAAGCGGACAATACAAGTGGCTGGGGATTCTAATGGCCATCAGCTTTATGGCAATCAGTGGAACACTGTTATTTCTGGCGCAAAAGAGCATACCTATGGGCACTGCCTACGCGGTTTGGACAGGTATCGGTGCAGCAGGAACTTTCCTCGTTGGTGTATTTGTCTATGGGGACGCTTCTTCACTTGTTCGCTATCTAGGTGTGTTCTTGATTTTGTCTGGTGTTGTTTTACTTAAAGTTGGGCATTAA
- a CDS encoding type III PLP-dependent enzyme: protein MANSASVLDFQSFSSQALSAESIDLIETSVEKFGAPLLILDCDIIRSQYRALSNALPNVALHFALKPLPHPNVVKTLLEEGACFDLATTGEVELVQQQGVPAERTIHTHPIKRDRDIRDALVYGCNVFVVDNLNELEKFKPYKDQVELLVRLSFRNTEAFADLSKKFGCSAEQALVIIETAKEWNIHIKGLSFHVGSQTANPQKYVDAIRSCKEVMDQVFERGLPALSTLDIGGGFPVTYTQQVMPIDQFCIPINEALNELPETVQVIAEPGRFIVAPAVTSVASVMGQAEREGQIWYYLDDGIYGSFSGLMFDHTEYPLVTLKQDGELVPSVLSGPTCDSIDVIAENIMLPKLENGDLVIGRMMGAYTSATATDFNFFKRAQTIVINEFEESSQRMIG, encoded by the coding sequence ATGGCTAATTCAGCTTCTGTATTGGATTTTCAATCTTTTTCTTCTCAAGCTTTGTCTGCAGAATCTATCGACCTAATCGAAACCTCTGTAGAGAAGTTTGGTGCTCCTTTACTGATTCTTGATTGCGATATTATTCGCTCTCAATATCGTGCGCTAAGCAATGCATTACCTAATGTTGCACTGCACTTTGCTCTTAAGCCACTCCCTCATCCAAATGTTGTTAAAACACTTTTGGAGGAAGGTGCATGCTTCGATTTAGCAACCACAGGTGAAGTTGAACTTGTTCAGCAACAAGGTGTACCCGCTGAGCGTACAATCCACACACACCCAATCAAGCGTGACCGCGACATTCGCGATGCACTAGTCTACGGATGCAATGTGTTTGTGGTTGATAACCTCAATGAATTAGAAAAATTCAAACCGTACAAAGATCAAGTTGAACTGCTTGTTCGCCTTAGCTTCCGCAACACTGAAGCTTTTGCTGATTTATCTAAAAAGTTTGGTTGTTCTGCTGAGCAGGCGTTAGTGATCATTGAAACCGCAAAAGAGTGGAACATTCACATCAAAGGTTTGTCATTCCATGTGGGTTCTCAAACGGCTAATCCACAAAAATATGTGGATGCAATTCGCAGCTGTAAAGAAGTAATGGACCAAGTGTTTGAACGTGGACTGCCAGCGCTAAGTACGCTAGATATCGGCGGTGGGTTCCCAGTGACTTACACTCAACAGGTGATGCCTATTGACCAATTCTGCATACCGATTAACGAAGCGTTAAACGAGTTGCCAGAAACAGTACAGGTAATTGCGGAACCTGGTCGTTTCATTGTCGCACCTGCAGTAACCAGCGTTGCGTCAGTAATGGGACAAGCAGAACGTGAAGGCCAGATTTGGTACTACCTAGATGACGGCATTTACGGATCATTCAGTGGCTTGATGTTTGACCATACTGAATATCCGCTAGTGACATTAAAGCAAGATGGCGAATTAGTACCTAGCGTTTTATCAGGCCCAACCTGTGACAGTATCGATGTGATTGCAGAGAACATCATGCTACCAAAATTGGAAAATGGTGATTTGGTCATCGGCCGTATGATGGGCGCATACACAAGCGCAACTGCAACAGATTTTAACTTTTTCAAACGCGCACAAACAATTGTGATTAACGAATTTGAAGAAAGCAGCCAACGTATGATTGGCTAA
- a CDS encoding DoxX family protein, with the protein MIEILNQLDKQLAKPDIGKLVLRVSFAFMFLLHGIHKIYGGTDFIQGLLVQNGLPAFIAYGVYLGEVVAPILIIAGVFTRLSSIVVIGTCVVVIYLLHMGDFFSLNKYGAWAVEGIAVYLFAAIATLFLGSGKYALRPDA; encoded by the coding sequence ATGATCGAAATCTTAAATCAACTAGATAAGCAGTTAGCAAAACCGGATATAGGTAAATTGGTATTACGTGTCAGTTTCGCATTTATGTTTTTATTACACGGTATACACAAAATCTATGGCGGTACGGACTTCATTCAAGGATTACTGGTACAGAACGGTTTACCCGCATTTATTGCATATGGTGTTTACTTAGGTGAGGTGGTTGCTCCAATTCTGATTATTGCTGGCGTATTTACGCGTTTGTCATCAATCGTCGTTATTGGTACGTGTGTAGTTGTCATTTATCTATTACATATGGGCGACTTCTTTTCGTTAAACAAATACGGAGCTTGGGCTGTTGAGGGAATAGCAGTTTATCTGTTTGCTGCTATTGCAACCTTATTCTTAGGTTCAGGTAAGTACGCGTTAAGACCTGACGCATAA